TTTGTAAAGGTGCTTTTTTGATCTTCTTCAATGTCAAATGAAGAAGTTGGTTTTCCAGCTGGTTTCGGTTTTAAACTTTCGTGGTAACTTTTTACCAAAGCCTCCGTTTCACGTACAGATAAATTACGACTAACGATTTTTTGATAAATATCGGTTTGAACATCTAAATCTTCGATGTTTATAATTGCACGACCATGTCCCATACTGATGAAACCATCACGAATACCAGTTTGGATAATTGGATCTAGTTTTAAAAGACGTAAGTAATTTGCAATTGTAGAACGTTTTTTACCAACACGATCACTCATTTGTTCTTGAGTTAACTGAATTTCATCAATCAAACGTTGGTAAGAAAGAGCAATTTCTATCGGGTCTAAGTCGTGACGTTGAATGTTTTCAACCAATGCCATTACTAATGACTCGTTGTCATTTGCAATTCGAATGTATGCAGGTACAGTATTTAAGCCAACTAAGGTTGAAGCACGCAAACGACGCTCTCCAGAGATTAATTGGTATTTATTGAAATCTAATTTTCGAACAGTTATAGGCTGAATCACACCAAGTTCTTTGATAGAAGTGGCTAGCTCGCGTAACGATTCTTCATTAAAATTGCTTCGTGGTTGAAATGGATTTATTTCGATAGCACCAATTTCAAGCTCTATGATATTTCCAACAACCTTATCAGCATTTTTATCGTCTACGGATTTTATATCGTTTTCCGGATCTTTTAATAATGCAGACAATCCTCTTCCTAAGGCTTGTTTTTTAATTGCTTTTGTCATAAAAACTATTTACTGTTTTTCTTTATAATTTCTTGAGCCAAGTTGATATAATTAACTGCTCCTTTACTTGTTGCGTCATAGTTTATAATGCTTTCGCCAAAACTTGGAGCTTCACTTAATTTTACATTTCGCTGAATAACGGTATCAAAAACCATGTCGTTAAAGTGTTTTTGAACCTCTTCAACAACTTGATTTGATAAACGTAATCTTGAATCATACATGGTTAGTAATAATCCTTCGATATCTAAATCTGGGTTGTGAATCTTTTGGATGCTTTTAATCGTGTTTAGTAATTTTCCTAGACCTTCCAATGCAAAATATTCACATTGAATTGGAATAACTACAGAGTCAGCTGCTGTTAAAGCATTAAGAGTTAAAAGCCCTAATGAAGGTGCGCAATCGATGATGATATAATCGTACTCTTCTTTAACACTTTCTAATGCTTTTTTTAGCATGTATTCTCTGTTTTCTTTATCGACCAATTCGATTTCGATAGCAACAAGGTCAATGTGAGCCGGAATCACATCTACGTTTGGAGCCGTACATTGAACAATAGCTTCTTTTGGCGTGTGACTGTGTTCCAGTATTTGATAGGTTCCAATCTCAACAACTTCTACGTCAATACCAAGTCCTGATGTAGCATTAGCTTGAGGGTCAGCGTCTATTAGTAATACTTTTTTTTCTAAAACACCTAATGAGGCTGCAAGATTTACAGATGTTGTAGTCTTTCCAACGCCTCCTTTTTGATTAGCAATCGCAATGATTTTGCCCATTTATTTTCTGAATTTTGAACCGTAAAAATACGATTATTTATGGTTTTTGAAAATCTATTTTGTTAACATTTGTTAAACCTTGATTAATTGTCGTTTGACAGTAGGCTATTTCTGAAATAGCTATAATTTTTAAAAGATAATTTCAATTTATTTGTTTCTTGTTTTGTTTTTCTATTTTTCTGTTATTCGAAGCAATAGCATGTTAGAGTGGTTTGAATGTCAATTGTTTGTTCTGGAATAACTACTGTGATATAATTGGTATATCGTAATTGGAGCTAATTTCAGATTTGTCAATTGGTGTCTATTGTAATTTGTGTTTCTATGATTTCTTCTGGTGTTTTTTAAACCAGAAGTTTGTATTCTCTTAATAGATTATGTTTCTTAGTAATAGAAAGAGGAGGGGTTTTCTATTGGTTTTTATTATTGGGCAACTTTCTTTCTTAGTTTAAATGTAGCTTTCGTTAATAAGCATGTGGGATTGAACTAGGACGTTAAATATTAATCGCAAAAGGGAATTTCATTCGAAAATAAATAAAAAATTACGAGCGGTAAATATAATAACATTTTAATTCTATTAAAGTATTTTTGATTGTTTTTATCTTTATGAAACGAAATAGTTTTTAGTTTGGAGTGGATTTTGTTATTTGAATTTTAATTTTTTTCAAGTTGTAAAGTGTTTTAATTTTTTTCATGCGATTAGAATGTTCTTTTACAATATAGTTTGATGAAAAAACACCTACCTAATAATGGTTGTACGGAATTATTATATAAACTGATATGACAAAAAAATTAGCTCGATTAGGACATCCCGTTTTTCTAGTTTCATTGATTATTCTTTTTTTTAATGATTTGATATTTAAGGATGTTTTTCATAATTACCTTACGGGTAAATTATCTGATTTTTCGGGTTTGTTTGCTTTCTCTTTTTTTTGGGGTACCCTTTTCATTGAAAGGTCAAGAGCGATTCATCTAGGAGTTACTTTGTTTTTTATTTTTTGGAAAAGTTCTTTTTCAGAAGTATTTATTGATTTTTTCGGACTCTATAGAGTTGTTGATTTTTCTGATAATGTAGCTCTTGTGAGTATTTTGCTTTCCTATAAGTTATTGCAAAAAGTGAGTGTACCTGTAAGATTGCATCCTGTTATTTTGCGATTTGTTTTTCTTCTTTCGTGCTTTTCTTTTATTGCAACTACCCAGCGTCCTTCGTATAGAGAGTATAGGATAGATGATGATTTTTTGAATTTGAATTTGAAAAATGAATCGGGTAGTAAAATAGTGGTTTTAATCGATTTTAAGTATTCTGAAAGAGAATTGGCTATTTATAAGAAACGACAAATTGAGTTAAAAATAAAAAGAATAAAGAAACAATTGGCGATGAATTCGGGAGGTAGTCAGCAATTTAAATTTGAAGCTTCAGATTCTTTGCGGGTTGTTGAAGGTGTAAATGAAAACTGGGTATTTCGTTTAAAGACAAGTGATTTTTTACCACTTGTTCTTGATGTCGACGCAATACAATTTGTTAAGTTGCCATTAGATTATAAAGACACTTTGATTGGTTTTCCGAGTAATTTTAAAATTTCGATTTTAGATAGTAATTGGAAGGTTCTAAAGACTTATGATAAGAAAGCTTTTTTTGAAAAAATAAATAATGATTTCGAGAAACCATATAATGAGTATTCAAGGCCAGAGAGTTTTAATTTTATTTTTGGAAAAACAATCGTGCCAGTACTGCTTGCTAATTGTTATGGAAGATGGGAATCAGAAGAGAATATAGATTTAAGTAAAATTGAAATTAATTCTCGTTATTGTATAAACAATGTAAATGGGGATGTTTATGATTGCAAGTATAGTAATGATTCTATTTTTGTACATACTCCAAATAAGATATATGTAGGAGCTATTAAAAATAGCACCGCTAAGAAACTTGAAATTTGCTGGGATGGTAAAAGAGTTGTTGCATATAAAAAATCTTCAAAGCCACCGATTTTAGGTGGTAATTGATTGTTTGTATGTTTTCTAAGATTTTTATTTTATTTTGGCTAATATTGTTTTTAGTAGGTATTTTTAAATTAATTTGTATTTTTACGCATGAAAAGACTTACTTGTTATTAGACTAACTAGTTGCTTTGTTTTACGCCAAGCGCTTCAGCAAGAGTTGTGTGATAGATTAAAGACAGACCAATCCTGTCGTTTTCAACATGGCTGATATTAGGAAACGTCCAAATCGTTGTCAATATCAAGCTCTGCTTGAGTCCCCCTTGTCTTCGTCAATTTTCTTAAAATTATCTCAAAAATTTTGTAAACATTTTTTGTCTTTGTTTTTGATAGGCAAAATTATGAGTTCTAATGGCAAAAATTGCAGTACGTACGTCCAGCTTAGTGATAAAATGAGTCATAATGATGTTTTTAGAATTTACAAGCAAATAAAGATTTTGTTTATTTTTTTTACACGTTAAGCAATCGCAAGCTTGTCACTCTGAGGAACGAAGTGTCTTCACAAGAAACCAACACAAAGTATTTATAGGTTGTCGAGCCACAAGCAGAGACTCTTCGTTCCTCAGAGTGACAAGATTGGGCAAGTTATTTTTGAATAAGCGCAACTTTTTAACCTGATCCCCGATAAGTATAAAAAAAAGCTAGCATGAAAAATACATATCATATCGTTACAATTTTACTTATTACATCGCTCTTGAGTTGCCAAAGTAAAAGTGAATCAAAAAAAAACCTGGAAAAGGAAAGGATTGCAGATAGACCTGAATGCGAAGTTATTTACAACAAGTATATTGAAAAAGCATCTAAGATGGAAAATGATAGTGCAATATACTTTCTAAATAAAAGTATAAACTGTGACCCAGCTAATGATGGTTATAAATTTAGCAAAGCACAATTTTTCGTTGATAAGCAGGAGTACCAGGAGGCGCTTAATCAGTTAAATGAAATTAAAGCAGATTCAATTGATCCGACACTGAGGCTTTTTAGTAGTGTGTTAAAGTTAAAACTTAATAGTGATGATGCAGATAAAGACTTAAGTGACGTCTATAGTAAAATAGCAAAAATTAAGAAGCCAAATTCAAGTAATGTTTTTTATAAGTTGGCATTGGATAATTATTTTAAAGGTAAAGATTATGCGCTTGAACAGCTTAAATTCTGCAAAAAAATATATACAACAGATTATGACAAACAAAATTTAGATGTACTGGAAAGTTATATTAATACAGATAATAAAAGAAATGTTCTTTTTAAAATTTTTAATATTCGATAGTGTAATTTCGTACTGATCAGATTATCAGGTTATTTTGAGCTATTTTTGTAAGAGATTTTAAAATTTAGGCCAAAAAAAAAGTCTTTTCAAGATGATGAAAAGACTTTTGTCGGGGTGGCAGGATTCGAACCTGCGGCCTCCTGCTCCCAAAGCAGGCGCGATAACCGGGCTACGCTACACCCCGTAATCGGGTGCAAAGATAGACAAATATTTGAGTTGTCAAACTATTTTTGAAAATAAATTTTATTTATTTTGATATAAATATTTAGGATTCATTTAAGACGCTAATTTTTAGAATAAAGTATACATTTGTATTTCAGAAAAAAACAAAATTATGTCAGATACAATCGAAAAAATTAAATGCCTAATTATAGGTTCTGGGCCAGCAGGTTATACCGCTGCTATATATGCCGCCAGAGCTAATATGAATCCAGTTTTATACCAAGGAATGCAACCTGGAGGACAATTAACAACTACAAATGAAGTAGAAAATTTCCCAGGATACGTTGATGGAGTTACAGGACCAGAAATGATGATTCAATTGCAAAAGCAAGCAGAACGTTTTGGTGCAGATATCCGTGATGGTTGGGCAACTAAAGTTGATTTCTCGGGAGATATACATAAAGTATGGATTAATGATACTATCGAATTGCATTGCGAAACAGTAATTATTTCTACTGGAGCATCTGCTAAATACCTAGGATTACCATCAGAACAACATTATTTAAAAATGGGAGGTGGAGTTTCTGCTTGTGCTGTTTGCGACGGATTCTTTTACAGAAACCAAGAAGTTGTGATTGTTGGAGCAGGGGATTCAGCTTGTGAAGAAGCGCATTACTTATCTAAACTTTGTAAAAAAGTAACTATGTTGGTAAGAAGCGAAAAATTTAGAGCTTCTAAAATTATGGAAGATCGTGTTCGTAAAACTGAAAACATCGAGATTTTAATGAACCACGATACTGTAGAAGTTATAGGAGACGAGCAA
The nucleotide sequence above comes from Flavobacterium branchiarum. Encoded proteins:
- a CDS encoding ParB/RepB/Spo0J family partition protein — its product is MTKAIKKQALGRGLSALLKDPENDIKSVDDKNADKVVGNIIELEIGAIEINPFQPRSNFNEESLRELATSIKELGVIQPITVRKLDFNKYQLISGERRLRASTLVGLNTVPAYIRIANDNESLVMALVENIQRHDLDPIEIALSYQRLIDEIQLTQEQMSDRVGKKRSTIANYLRLLKLDPIIQTGIRDGFISMGHGRAIINIEDLDVQTDIYQKIVSRNLSVRETEALVKSYHESLKPKPAGKPTSSFDIEEDQKSTFTNYFGAKVDIKVAGNGKGKITIPFHSEEDFARIIKLINTSE
- a CDS encoding ParA family protein — protein: MGKIIAIANQKGGVGKTTTSVNLAASLGVLEKKVLLIDADPQANATSGLGIDVEVVEIGTYQILEHSHTPKEAIVQCTAPNVDVIPAHIDLVAIEIELVDKENREYMLKKALESVKEEYDYIIIDCAPSLGLLTLNALTAADSVVIPIQCEYFALEGLGKLLNTIKSIQKIHNPDLDIEGLLLTMYDSRLRLSNQVVEEVQKHFNDMVFDTVIQRNVKLSEAPSFGESIINYDATSKGAVNYINLAQEIIKKNSK
- the trxB gene encoding thioredoxin-disulfide reductase, encoding MSDTIEKIKCLIIGSGPAGYTAAIYAARANMNPVLYQGMQPGGQLTTTNEVENFPGYVDGVTGPEMMIQLQKQAERFGADIRDGWATKVDFSGDIHKVWINDTIELHCETVIISTGASAKYLGLPSEQHYLKMGGGVSACAVCDGFFYRNQEVVIVGAGDSACEEAHYLSKLCKKVTMLVRSEKFRASKIMEDRVRKTENIEILMNHDTVEVIGDEQVVTAVKAKNKTTGEIFDIPATGFFVAIGHKPNTDIFKDYITLDETGYIINTPGTSNTNVAGVFVAGDAADHVYRQAITAAGTGCMAALDAERYLASKD